A genomic window from Sparus aurata chromosome 4, fSpaAur1.1, whole genome shotgun sequence includes:
- the emilin1b gene encoding EMILIN-1b isoform X1, with the protein MAALLLLLLALSTCGHAKSAFPLRSSYSLYAGGHAHGARAASRHRNWCAFVVTKTVSCVVEDGVETYVKPDYHPCSWGSGQCSRVVVYRTYMRPRYKVAYKMVTEMEWKCCQGYSGEDCNHGPVGEGGPQISTNRPGPGGGSLAGGGGGQRGGGRQGGGSFGGGISGSGQSGGHSGQTENEKMRQMEEKILTLTKNLQDLQSTINTMKEQSQQEVNRPVGEGGAGRRNPADAAQPEIKETIHSIQTKLDQLDNRTQAHDKTLVSINNHLVNGKGNDLDGGLSGGGLSGGRLNSLKEEILRELETRVSLSCSSCQDGVEDLRRQQQEGRERIQALEKQLNALEVRYRQGLDGLQRDVVRSQGCCDTVNDLKNRMTDAERKISSTSEDFDVLQNRLDKELNGGGGSSNNENGGVRGGGGGVGAGGGLGGSGLGGGGLGGGGRVVVLTEDKLDNRLKDVERRINSTVQRTEQSCSYLENDLKDYFHRELGDLRTVFLDRFDDQTFRIADVELDVGLVKDRVSNQDKRLSKMENNTSLLNRKLEDCSCSASAGGGGGSPSPGDRGDGGGRWGGGGRPTGEGASGGGSRGGSLGTGGENTEKSLEWRVVANEDQIRHFNTQLKDLSVSGDSLNNKVVNLSHDVRKIKALTGDHGEHFNRIVTEVELLGQDCVLCGKVEDELQRLKNQSQDALGRINRLQIRLESGSEGCSGICSRLEEEVHLLQEDVRRCTGQCKTSPDTATGGGSGNTGGTGGRGPVLDAEKPLDGHSVIGGSINNNQLKTLQGELSEVILSFSSINDTLKGLEHTVQKHGSVITDLGNTKDKIISELDKIQQEVTEHIEDSRDRLDGMDRDVRRFESTLLVEVGDCKRSGDGLEKRLSKLEGVCGRLDGVSDSILKIKEGLNRHVSSLWTCVSGLNDSVVHHGGIMDFIQKNQEDVYSRMKNLNSSLHQVLKDFQSLSHHDLTGTVLLNRGLPGPPGPRGERGFNGLQGPRGPPGESGARGLPGPKGETGLPGVDAHVPKLSFSAALTFPMERAGTIVFDKVFVNEGDFYDPRTGIFTAPVDGRYFFSAILTGHRNEKIEAVISKSNYGMARVDSGGYQPEGLENNPVAEAKTTPGSLAVFNIILPLQTRDTVCIDLVMGKLAHSVEPLTIFNGMLLYEDM; encoded by the exons ATGGCCgcgctcctcctgctgctgctcgcgCTCTCGACCTGCGGACACGCCAAGAGCGCGTTCCCGCTGCGATCATCCTACAGCCTGTATGCCGGCGGGCATGCGCATGGTGCTCGCGCGGCCAGCAGACACAG gaACTGGTGTGCGTTTGTTGTCACTAAGACAGTGAGTTGTGTGGTGGAGGACGGAGTGGAGACCTACGTGAAGCCTGATTATCATCCCTGCAGCTGGGGGAGTGGACAGTGCAGCAGGGTGGTGGT CTATCGGACCTACATGAGGCCACGCTACAAAGTGGCCTACAAGATGGTGACAGAGATGGAGTGGAAGTGTTGCCAAGGTTATAGTGGAGAGGACTGCAACCATGGTCCAGTTGGAGAAGGAGGACCCCAGATATCCACCAACAGACCGGGACCAGGTGGTGGAAGtctggctggaggaggaggtggtcagcgaggaggaggaagacagggTGGCGGAAGTTTTGGAGGAGGCATTTCTGGATCTGGGCAGAGCGGAGGACACAGTG GACAAACTGAGAATGAGAAAATGAGGCAGATGGAGGAAAAGATCCTAACTTTGACCAAGAACCTTCAGGACCTCCAGTCCACCATCAATACCATGAAAGAACAGAGCCAGCAGGAGGTCAACAGACCAGtaggagaaggaggagcaggaagaagaaaCCCTGCTGATGCAGCTCAGCCGGAGATTAAAGAGACAATTCACAGCATTCAAACCAAACTGGACCAGTTGGACAACCGTAcacag GCTCACGATAAAACTCTGGTCAGCATCAACAACCACCTGGTGAACGGGAAAGGTAATGACCTGGATGGAGGTCTGTCTGGAGGAGGACTGAGTGGAGGAAGGCTGAACTCGCTGAAGGAGGAGATCCTGAGGGAGTTGGAGACAAGGGTGTCACTGTCCTGCTCCTCTTGTCAG gaCGGTGTTGAAGATCTGCGCAGGCAGCAACAGGAGGGCCGAGAGAGAATTCAAGCTCTGGAGAAGCAGCTGAACGCCCTGGAAGTTCGGTATCGGCAGGGTCTGGATGGGTTGCAACGGGATGTAGTGCGTTCACAAGGATGTTGCGACACTGTCAATGACCTCAAAAACCGCATGACTGATGCTGAGCGCAAGATCAGCTCAACCTCAGAGGACTTTGATGTTCTGCAGAACCGCCTGGACAAGGAGCTAAATGGAGGAGGTGGCAGCAGCAACAACGAAAACGGTGgcgtcagaggaggaggaggtggtgttgGTGCTGGAGGTGGACTGGGAGGAAGTGGACTAGGGGGAGGTGGActaggaggaggtgggagggtTGTTGTGCTGACAGAGGACAAACTGGACAATCGGCTGAAAGATGTGGAGCGGCGCATCAACAGTACTGTGCAGCGGACCGAGCAGAGCTGCTCGTACCTTGAGAACGACCTGAAGGACTACTTCCACAGAGAATTGGGTGACCTCAGGACCGTGTTTCTGGACCGGTTTGATGACCAGACCTTCAGGATCGCAGATGTAGAGCTGGATGTGGGGCTGGTGAAGGACAGGGTAAGCAACCAGGACAAGAGGCTATCGAAGATGGAAAACAACACATCCCTCCTAAACAGGAAGTTGGAGGACTGTAGCTGTTCAGCatctgctggaggaggaggagggtcacCATCTCCTGGTGACCGGGGAGATGGAGGCGGAaggtggggaggaggaggtcgACCAACAGGAGAAGGagcttcaggaggaggttcacgGGGTGGATCACTAGGGAcgggaggagaaaacacagagaaatcaCTGGAGTGGAGAGTGGTCGCCAACGAAGATCAGATTCGACACTTCAACACTCAACTCAAAGACCTGTCGGTGTCCGGAGACTCTCTGAACAACAAG GTCGTGAACCTGAGTCATGATGTCCGTAAGATCAAGGCTCTGACGGGGGACCATGGCGAGCACTTCAATCGGATTGTGACAGAGGTGGAGCTTCTTGGGCAggactgtgtgttgtgtgggaAGGTGGAGGACGAGCTGCAGAGGCTGAAGAATCAATCCCAGGATGCACTAGGACGAATCAACAGACTCCAGATCAGACTGGAGTCAGGGAGTGAAGGCTGCTCTGGCATCTGTTCACGCCTGGAAGAGGAAGTACACCTTCTGCAAGAAGACGTCAGGAGGTGCACCGGCCAATGTAAGACCAGCCCGGACACGGCCACAG GTGGTGGTTCTGGAAACACTGGTGGTACTGGTGGACGTGGACCTGTGTTGGATGCTGAGAAGCCTTTAGATGGCCACAGTGTGATCGGAGGCTCCATCAATAACAACCAACTGAAGACGCTGCAGGGCGAACTGTCCGAGGTCATCCTCTCCTTCAGCTCCATCAACGACACCCTGAAGGGGCTCGAACACACAGTGCAGAAGCACGGCAGTGTCATCACCGACCTCG GAAACACCAAAGATAAGATCATCTCTGAACTGGACAAAATCCAGCAAGAGGTAACGGAGCACATCGAGGACAGCCGTGACCGTCTCGATGGGATGGACCGTGACGTCCGGCGGTTTGAGAGTACACTGCTTGTCGAGGTGGGAGACTGTAAGAGGTCTGGAGACGGGCTGGAGAAGAGACTGTCCAAGCTGGAGGGAGTCTGTGGGAGGCTGGATGGTGTCTCCGACTCCATCCTGAAGATCAAGGAAG GACTGAACCGCCACGTGTCCAGTTTGTGGACGTGTGTTTCTGGTCTGAATGACTCAGTTGTCCATCACGGAGGAATCATGGACTTCATTCAGAAGAACCAGGAAGACGTCTACAGCAGGATGAAGAACCTGAACTCGTCCCTTCACCAGGTCCTCAAAGACTTTCAGAGTCTGTCTCATCACGACCTGACTG gtaCTGTGCTGCTCAACAGAG GACTGCCTGGACCCCCAGGACCTCGAGGAGAAAGAGGCTTCAATGGGCTGCAGGGCCCCCGAGGACCTCCTGGTGAAAGTGGAGCTCGAGGTCTGCCCG GTCCCAAAGGTGAAACAG gTCTGCCTGGTGTTGATGCTCATGTACCCAAGCTGTCGTTCTCTGCTGCCCTCACTTTTCCCATGGAGAGAGCTGGAACCATTGTCTTCGACAAGGTCTTTGTCAATGAAGGAGACTTCTACGACCCGAGGACAG GCATCTTCACTGCTCCTGTAGATGGACGTTATTTCTTCAGTGCCATCCTGACGGGTCATAGGAACGAAAAGATAGAGGCGGTTATCTCCAAGTCAAACTATGGCATGGCCCGGGTGGACTCTGGAGGATACCAGCCCGAGGGCCTGGAGAACAACCCTGTTGCTGAGGCTAAGACCACTCCTGGATCTCTGGCTGTCTTCAACATTATCCTGCCGCTGCAGACTCGTGACACAGTCTGCATCGACCTAGTGATGGGCAAACTGGCCCACTCTGTGGAGCCGCTCACCATCTTCAATGGAATGCTGTTGTATGAGGACATGTGA
- the emilin1b gene encoding EMILIN-1b isoform X2: MAALLLLLLALSTCGHAKSAFPLRSSYSLYAGGHAHGARAASRHRNWCAFVVTKTVSCVVEDGVETYVKPDYHPCSWGSGQCSRVVVYRTYMRPRYKVAYKMVTEMEWKCCQGYSGEDCNHGPVGEGGPQISTNRPGPGGGSLAGGGGGQRGGGRQGGGSFGGGISGSGQSGGHSGQTENEKMRQMEEKILTLTKNLQDLQSTINTMKEQSQQEVNRPVGEGGAGRRNPADAAQPEIKETIHSIQTKLDQLDNRTQAHDKTLVSINNHLVNGKGNDLDGGLSGGGLSGGRLNSLKEEILRELETRVSLSCSSCQDGVEDLRRQQQEGRERIQALEKQLNALEVRYRQGLDGLQRDVVRSQGCCDTVNDLKNRMTDAERKISSTSEDFDVLQNRLDKELNGGGGSSNNENGGVRGGGGGVGAGGGLGGSGLGGGGLGGGGRVVVLTEDKLDNRLKDVERRINSTVQRTEQSCSYLENDLKDYFHRELGDLRTVFLDRFDDQTFRIADVELDVGLVKDRVSNQDKRLSKMENNTSLLNRKLEDCSCSASAGGGGGSPSPGDRGDGGGRWGGGGRPTGEGASGGGSRGGSLGTGGENTEKSLEWRVVANEDQIRHFNTQLKDLSVSGDSLNNKVVNLSHDVRKIKALTGDHGEHFNRIVTEVELLGQDCVLCGKVEDELQRLKNQSQDALGRINRLQIRLESGSEGCSGICSRLEEEVHLLQEDVRRCTGQCKTSPDTATGGGSGNTGGTGGRGPVLDAEKPLDGHSVIGGSINNNQLKTLQGELSEVILSFSSINDTLKGLEHTVQKHGSVITDLGNTKDKIISELDKIQQEVTEHIEDSRDRLDGMDRDVRRFESTLLVEVGDCKRSGDGLEKRLSKLEGVCGRLDGVSDSILKIKEGLNRHVSSLWTCVSGLNDSVVHHGGIMDFIQKNQEDVYSRMKNLNSSLHQVLKDFQSLSHHDLTGLPGPPGPRGERGFNGLQGPRGPPGESGARGLPGPKGETGLPGVDAHVPKLSFSAALTFPMERAGTIVFDKVFVNEGDFYDPRTGIFTAPVDGRYFFSAILTGHRNEKIEAVISKSNYGMARVDSGGYQPEGLENNPVAEAKTTPGSLAVFNIILPLQTRDTVCIDLVMGKLAHSVEPLTIFNGMLLYEDM; this comes from the exons ATGGCCgcgctcctcctgctgctgctcgcgCTCTCGACCTGCGGACACGCCAAGAGCGCGTTCCCGCTGCGATCATCCTACAGCCTGTATGCCGGCGGGCATGCGCATGGTGCTCGCGCGGCCAGCAGACACAG gaACTGGTGTGCGTTTGTTGTCACTAAGACAGTGAGTTGTGTGGTGGAGGACGGAGTGGAGACCTACGTGAAGCCTGATTATCATCCCTGCAGCTGGGGGAGTGGACAGTGCAGCAGGGTGGTGGT CTATCGGACCTACATGAGGCCACGCTACAAAGTGGCCTACAAGATGGTGACAGAGATGGAGTGGAAGTGTTGCCAAGGTTATAGTGGAGAGGACTGCAACCATGGTCCAGTTGGAGAAGGAGGACCCCAGATATCCACCAACAGACCGGGACCAGGTGGTGGAAGtctggctggaggaggaggtggtcagcgaggaggaggaagacagggTGGCGGAAGTTTTGGAGGAGGCATTTCTGGATCTGGGCAGAGCGGAGGACACAGTG GACAAACTGAGAATGAGAAAATGAGGCAGATGGAGGAAAAGATCCTAACTTTGACCAAGAACCTTCAGGACCTCCAGTCCACCATCAATACCATGAAAGAACAGAGCCAGCAGGAGGTCAACAGACCAGtaggagaaggaggagcaggaagaagaaaCCCTGCTGATGCAGCTCAGCCGGAGATTAAAGAGACAATTCACAGCATTCAAACCAAACTGGACCAGTTGGACAACCGTAcacag GCTCACGATAAAACTCTGGTCAGCATCAACAACCACCTGGTGAACGGGAAAGGTAATGACCTGGATGGAGGTCTGTCTGGAGGAGGACTGAGTGGAGGAAGGCTGAACTCGCTGAAGGAGGAGATCCTGAGGGAGTTGGAGACAAGGGTGTCACTGTCCTGCTCCTCTTGTCAG gaCGGTGTTGAAGATCTGCGCAGGCAGCAACAGGAGGGCCGAGAGAGAATTCAAGCTCTGGAGAAGCAGCTGAACGCCCTGGAAGTTCGGTATCGGCAGGGTCTGGATGGGTTGCAACGGGATGTAGTGCGTTCACAAGGATGTTGCGACACTGTCAATGACCTCAAAAACCGCATGACTGATGCTGAGCGCAAGATCAGCTCAACCTCAGAGGACTTTGATGTTCTGCAGAACCGCCTGGACAAGGAGCTAAATGGAGGAGGTGGCAGCAGCAACAACGAAAACGGTGgcgtcagaggaggaggaggtggtgttgGTGCTGGAGGTGGACTGGGAGGAAGTGGACTAGGGGGAGGTGGActaggaggaggtgggagggtTGTTGTGCTGACAGAGGACAAACTGGACAATCGGCTGAAAGATGTGGAGCGGCGCATCAACAGTACTGTGCAGCGGACCGAGCAGAGCTGCTCGTACCTTGAGAACGACCTGAAGGACTACTTCCACAGAGAATTGGGTGACCTCAGGACCGTGTTTCTGGACCGGTTTGATGACCAGACCTTCAGGATCGCAGATGTAGAGCTGGATGTGGGGCTGGTGAAGGACAGGGTAAGCAACCAGGACAAGAGGCTATCGAAGATGGAAAACAACACATCCCTCCTAAACAGGAAGTTGGAGGACTGTAGCTGTTCAGCatctgctggaggaggaggagggtcacCATCTCCTGGTGACCGGGGAGATGGAGGCGGAaggtggggaggaggaggtcgACCAACAGGAGAAGGagcttcaggaggaggttcacgGGGTGGATCACTAGGGAcgggaggagaaaacacagagaaatcaCTGGAGTGGAGAGTGGTCGCCAACGAAGATCAGATTCGACACTTCAACACTCAACTCAAAGACCTGTCGGTGTCCGGAGACTCTCTGAACAACAAG GTCGTGAACCTGAGTCATGATGTCCGTAAGATCAAGGCTCTGACGGGGGACCATGGCGAGCACTTCAATCGGATTGTGACAGAGGTGGAGCTTCTTGGGCAggactgtgtgttgtgtgggaAGGTGGAGGACGAGCTGCAGAGGCTGAAGAATCAATCCCAGGATGCACTAGGACGAATCAACAGACTCCAGATCAGACTGGAGTCAGGGAGTGAAGGCTGCTCTGGCATCTGTTCACGCCTGGAAGAGGAAGTACACCTTCTGCAAGAAGACGTCAGGAGGTGCACCGGCCAATGTAAGACCAGCCCGGACACGGCCACAG GTGGTGGTTCTGGAAACACTGGTGGTACTGGTGGACGTGGACCTGTGTTGGATGCTGAGAAGCCTTTAGATGGCCACAGTGTGATCGGAGGCTCCATCAATAACAACCAACTGAAGACGCTGCAGGGCGAACTGTCCGAGGTCATCCTCTCCTTCAGCTCCATCAACGACACCCTGAAGGGGCTCGAACACACAGTGCAGAAGCACGGCAGTGTCATCACCGACCTCG GAAACACCAAAGATAAGATCATCTCTGAACTGGACAAAATCCAGCAAGAGGTAACGGAGCACATCGAGGACAGCCGTGACCGTCTCGATGGGATGGACCGTGACGTCCGGCGGTTTGAGAGTACACTGCTTGTCGAGGTGGGAGACTGTAAGAGGTCTGGAGACGGGCTGGAGAAGAGACTGTCCAAGCTGGAGGGAGTCTGTGGGAGGCTGGATGGTGTCTCCGACTCCATCCTGAAGATCAAGGAAG GACTGAACCGCCACGTGTCCAGTTTGTGGACGTGTGTTTCTGGTCTGAATGACTCAGTTGTCCATCACGGAGGAATCATGGACTTCATTCAGAAGAACCAGGAAGACGTCTACAGCAGGATGAAGAACCTGAACTCGTCCCTTCACCAGGTCCTCAAAGACTTTCAGAGTCTGTCTCATCACGACCTGACTG GACTGCCTGGACCCCCAGGACCTCGAGGAGAAAGAGGCTTCAATGGGCTGCAGGGCCCCCGAGGACCTCCTGGTGAAAGTGGAGCTCGAGGTCTGCCCG GTCCCAAAGGTGAAACAG gTCTGCCTGGTGTTGATGCTCATGTACCCAAGCTGTCGTTCTCTGCTGCCCTCACTTTTCCCATGGAGAGAGCTGGAACCATTGTCTTCGACAAGGTCTTTGTCAATGAAGGAGACTTCTACGACCCGAGGACAG GCATCTTCACTGCTCCTGTAGATGGACGTTATTTCTTCAGTGCCATCCTGACGGGTCATAGGAACGAAAAGATAGAGGCGGTTATCTCCAAGTCAAACTATGGCATGGCCCGGGTGGACTCTGGAGGATACCAGCCCGAGGGCCTGGAGAACAACCCTGTTGCTGAGGCTAAGACCACTCCTGGATCTCTGGCTGTCTTCAACATTATCCTGCCGCTGCAGACTCGTGACACAGTCTGCATCGACCTAGTGATGGGCAAACTGGCCCACTCTGTGGAGCCGCTCACCATCTTCAATGGAATGCTGTTGTATGAGGACATGTGA